A single genomic interval of Bacteroidales bacterium harbors:
- a CDS encoding DUF1080 domain-containing protein codes for MINNIVILLSAAILASCSVKTDNQPAKDNSQWTNLLDKNLSQWDMYLGYRLKNGYNGQQPVDEKGTPIEPIGYNKNEANVFSVEMVNGEPVLHITGEIYGCVFTKQEFSNYHFTLKYKWGERKWEPRLDKLKDSGILYHSIGECGVDYWRAWMRSQEFQVMEGHAGDYWSGNNTAIDIRAYLPEGDIMNSVADTSQSFLSMGAGTGRMGFCLRSANFESAENEWTTLDLICFEGKSIHMVNGHVVMVLKNSRYMQDSTSIPLISGKIQLQSEAGEVYYKDIRIKRIDKMPEEFASLFIE; via the coding sequence ATGATCAATAATATTGTCATTCTTCTTTCCGCCGCTATTCTTGCCTCATGTTCGGTAAAAACGGACAATCAGCCTGCAAAAGACAACAGTCAATGGACTAACCTCCTCGATAAGAACCTTTCTCAATGGGATATGTACCTGGGTTACCGGCTTAAAAACGGCTATAATGGTCAGCAACCGGTTGATGAAAAGGGTACACCCATTGAACCGATAGGTTATAATAAAAATGAAGCCAATGTATTTTCTGTGGAGATGGTTAACGGTGAACCCGTTTTGCATATAACCGGCGAAATATACGGATGCGTTTTTACCAAACAGGAATTCAGCAATTATCATTTTACACTCAAATACAAATGGGGAGAAAGGAAATGGGAACCACGGCTGGATAAACTCAAGGATTCCGGTATCCTTTATCATTCAATAGGAGAATGCGGGGTCGATTACTGGCGTGCATGGATGCGAAGCCAGGAGTTCCAGGTGATGGAAGGACATGCCGGAGATTACTGGTCGGGCAATAACACGGCAATCGACATCAGGGCTTATTTACCCGAAGGCGACATTATGAATTCAGTTGCCGATACAAGTCAGTCTTTTCTTTCAATGGGTGCTGGAACCGGCAGAATGGGATTTTGCCTGCGAAGCGCCAACTTTGAAAGCGCCGAAAATGAATGGACAACCCTCGATCTTATTTGCTTTGAAGGCAAAAGCATTCATATGGTGAATGGACATGTGGTGATGGTGCTTAAGAATTCAAGATACATGCAGGACAGCACTTCCATACCACTAATATCCGGGAAGATCCAGCTGCAAAGCGAAGCCGGGGAGGTGTATTATAAAGACATAAGGATTAAGCGAATTGATAAAATGCCGGAAGAATTTGCGTCGCTTTTTATCGAGTAA
- the truA gene encoding tRNA pseudouridine(38-40) synthase TruA — protein MARFRLLIEYEGTRYHGWQDNAGVKTIQGELVSACETLFNTKRVELYGAGRTDAGVHALGQVAHLEVPTQMYAENVADRLNEIIPYDIHILKAVSCDPDFHARHSAVARSYVYAISRRRSAFAKRYAWWVKEDLSVSKMKAAAALLKGFHDFSSFGAMSPDEKSTKVNVQHLEISESGNMVIIHIIGSHFLWMMVRRIIGVLVFAGKGKLSIKDINGFIQRHSERPAQLAAPASGLYLERVYYPGEAIQYKPQIPFQI, from the coding sequence ATGGCCCGTTTCAGGCTACTAATCGAATATGAAGGAACCCGGTATCATGGATGGCAGGACAATGCCGGTGTAAAGACAATCCAGGGCGAATTGGTTTCTGCCTGCGAAACATTATTTAACACAAAAAGGGTTGAATTATACGGTGCAGGCCGAACGGATGCCGGCGTACATGCGTTAGGCCAGGTTGCACATCTTGAAGTTCCAACCCAGATGTATGCTGAAAACGTGGCTGACCGGCTGAACGAAATAATTCCCTATGATATTCACATCCTCAAGGCCGTATCCTGCGATCCTGATTTTCATGCAAGGCACAGTGCGGTTGCCCGAAGTTATGTTTATGCCATCTCACGCCGCCGATCAGCATTTGCAAAGCGGTATGCATGGTGGGTGAAAGAAGACCTTTCGGTATCAAAAATGAAGGCAGCTGCGGCCTTATTGAAAGGCTTCCATGATTTTTCATCATTTGGTGCCATGTCCCCGGATGAAAAATCAACAAAAGTGAATGTCCAGCATCTTGAAATATCCGAAAGCGGTAATATGGTAATAATCCATATTATCGGTTCTCATTTTTTATGGATGATGGTGCGAAGGATTATCGGGGTGCTTGTTTTTGCAGGAAAAGGCAAGCTCAGTATTAAAGACATAAACGGATTCATTCAACGTCATTCCGAACGGCCTGCACAGCTTGCTGCGCCGGCATCAGGTTTGTATCTTGAGAGAGTTTATTATCCGGGTGAAGCCATTCAATACAAGCCACAAATCCCGTTCCAGATATAA